GAAGATCAGGGGAAAAGATTCTCAAACACCAATGTCTTTGGGTgtagaaaaaacatcatttgtaTCTCCAGGTTCTTGTAAGAAAGCGGGCTCTTGTTCTGAGGTGGATTGCCACCAGATAACTGGCTTCATCAGAAGCACCTTTGGCACATGTTCAATGCAATGGTATCAACAAACTACACTTTTATATCTTTTTGGAGGAGAATGGAGAGAGATGTGCACTCCCCTGAAGTCTGAACAAGCAATCAACAGAGGCTGCCGGGAAGTATCTTGGAGAATCTTTGACACTCATCCATCTTTGAATTTCCAGATTTTCAATAATCTTAATATGTTTGCTtacatttatttctttatattcattctctttttaaaaattaccagagcaaaaattgtaaaataaaatatgaatctGTACATTACCATTGAATGAAACTTGCAACTCACAAGCACTTTCTCCATCTTGTGTTATTTAACATGGGTAGACAAATTTCTAGCATTACTCCAAAAATTCCACCAGACTACAACATATTGCATTACAACATTTGATAAAAGACCTAGATAcaaaatatttacataaaaatatgTGACAGCTGACTAACCCATACATTACACGACGTTTGACTTGAACAGAGTAATCAAACCAGCAAAACTAACTAGTCACAATCAAAcacctaaaaaacaaaaacaaaaacaactatTGCTTCACTGCCACTGATATGTAAATATCATCGTATAATAAGGGCACGCTAAAGGAAAATGGTTATGTCAACTTATCTTTGTAGCCCGTAAGGCTTGGGGATATATAAAATAGAGGCAGTGAGGTATAATCTACAACCGAAGAATGGTTCTAAGCGTGTCAGAGAGATTTTGAATAGTTCGCTGCTCCTGGGTTGCTTGCAACTCCTGTAGTGGCATATCTTCGTAACACCTAATATAGCAAGTAAAACAATTATGCAAAGAAACACGAAATTTACATAGGAATCCAATACACGCCTAAGAGGAACTGAAAGGAATCATCATATCAGTATTCTTTATTGACACAAGTAGGGAGGTTAAAACCTATATAGTTCTCCATTACGCGCATTTGCACAAATTAACCTACTACGATAATTTGCACATTGAGTtggaagaaaggaaaaaaattggtgCAAAAGCTGAAGGAACGTACATCTTATGATAAGCTAAAGCCTGTGCCAAATTCATTAGAGTAGAACTTGAGGTCAATCTTTGGCAAATGCTTGGAGGAAGTGGCATCTGCTGCATGACAGTTAGCAAATCAATGTAAGTGACTATAACAAGTGCACAACAAACAATTATGCATGACGAGtgcacaaacacacacacagtCACCTCATTTATTCCTCTGCGACCCTTCTTGGACTGCCCATCGCCACCAAAAAGCTCTTGCAATGCTTCTACTGTTCCAGTTCCACCTGTATCCTGTTGCATGCCGCCAAGCACATTGTCTGAAAGGAGAGCAATAGGCGATATATCTGTCGCCCTTAAGAATGGTATGGGCACTGTATTACCAGCGGCATAAATGGACCAAAgctgaaagaagagagaaaaaagtaaACGGGTGATAAATCTTAGACACCAGTCTCGCAGTAGACATTCATGAAAGCAGAGCAGAGTACAAAAGATAAggcaattaactttaaaaaaataaataatatgtcCTTGTCCTTGTATACTTACAAATCACAAAGGAGTGACAAAACCAAAAAGCACAATCTTTGCTCAAAAGGAGTGATTACTTGCGTGAATATTATACTTGAcggaaaatatataaatcaaattacaaaaaataccTTATCTTGTAAAGCGAATTTGCGGTTGACTGTTTCATTCTTAAGTGTACTATTTCCTATATCACTACCAATTCCAGCTTGTGCTCGATAAGTGCCTTTTGTTTTAAGGTTCTGCTCTGTTGAATTACTAACAGATGGTAAAGCCGGTTGTATTGTATCTGCAGTAGGACCAGATCCTCTAAAAGAGGCAGTGTTCATGTCGCCAACTTTTAGACTCCCAACCCTAAAATGTATCCACAAAAGAAAGCAAACTACATTAGAACACATGAggaatgaaaaggaaaaaaagagggAAGGTTCTCTAGTAAGCATATAATGCACGTTTTACAAGTTTGCAAAGGTAAAACCGGTTAAATTATGGGTtgccaatttttttgaaaaatataggcAGTAGAGGTAAATGGGAATTACATTTTCATGTGACAATGtcataataaatttttgtgCCTATCTCTATTTAAAGCCATTAAATACAGGTGGCTctaacaaaatttatgaatggCTGTGAAGAGAGTCAAGTACAAAATTGACACATGAGTTTGTCATGTAAAAATCTAAGGAAATTCATTGTTAGAGATAAAAGGCAAGTAAGTACCCAGGGTCAGATAATCTGCCTCCTGTGCTGCTGGTGAAAGCCGTTTTATAACTAGCAGAATATGTATCCTGTGTGGTCTTAAATTCATCCCCATGGACTATCATAGTGCCAAAATTACCTGCCAATATACCAAATTCCAAATAATTACGATGCATAAGATTAAATTCATGATTAAGAAAATAGGTCTTTCGATTTAAAAACTAATTTCAATGTGATAAACATGCATTTGACAATTGCTAGTAATCACCACCAAACCAGTCCAACAAAAGCTACGTTCAAGTTCCCACAAGTATGTCCAACAAAGAttgtaaaattaagttaaacCGGGATTTGAGGGTTACAGCCTCTGTGTGAAAATTATCTATGAAGTGAAATTGGCATGCCCACTTATTTTCTCCCATCCTAGAACGTGAAACACATCCTTTATGTAACAATAAGAAATAATCAACCTTGACAATAACTAAAATCAGGCTACAGATAAGACACAAGAACGGGCAGACCTTCACTATTGTCAACCTCATCCACCCTTTGCAGCTTCCTCGTAGTTCCATGTGATGAGATATAAGCTGCCTCCTCAACGCCCATGTTCTGAGGTCTGGATGGAACAGTATCTCCGTACTCGTCATTAAGTATGGAAGCTATCATTGGCTCCTTCAGATTAAGAATGTTTATTACACACAGAATTATTTTCTGCTTTTTCAACTATGCAAATCCAGATAGATGAGAAGAACGAATCTGAGTAGAAGTGTATGTGTGTGAAAAACCAAAAGAGAGAAGAGGGATGGGAGGAAGTTTAAATCATACCTGATCTCCTGCAGCAGCTGGAGCAAGAGTTTGCACCTGTAAAGCCATTGAAGCCCTGACTTGCCTTGCCTTTTCTAATTTTGGAAACATTGCAGCAGATCCAACtttccatttttcaaaaaatttgtgCTGTGCAGCCAAAAAAGAACTTGACTCAATGGAAACACCGAACAGTTGAAGAAAATATATGCAATTGCAAACTTGATAAGCATAAACCACGGtagtttaaaaatttataaagacGCATTTCGAGTTTGTTTAGAAACCAAATACAAGCAATGGCCAAAATAAAAGCTCATGCGTGACCAGTCACCACTTAAATTATTACCATGGTCATTTTAGATAATCTGTGTATGTTTTGAACgattattttctttatcataCTAATATGTGCTGCAGGaaatgttaaatattaaaacagtATATATAAGCattcacatttaatttattattatagtCAAGTCATAACAAGAATCAAGTTtcacaatttaatttaaagaatcatatcacaaaaattaaatttgtttatattgggAAGGATCAACTATGAAAGCTAAATGCTAATTACAGAGAGAGATCGAGATATATTGATGAAATCAAAAACATCTGTACAAGATTTTCATTGATTTGTAAAAGATATAACAGGGTTCCTGGAGAGTTCTAAACCAATTCGGATTCAAATGCTAAAATTTCAGCAgtcaaagatatatatatatatatatatatacaagtcGTTTACAACTAACTAGCATAAGAACAGAATAAGATATAGAAGACTTTACTATAACTACTAAGTTTGCACCAAGAGTTAACTCTGAGCCCTTATCTTTTTAACTTTGAACATATCAAAGACTAAGACATTTGTGCATGCTTTTGCATATAATATAGTCTTAGTTGGAGAgttgagaaaagaaaaatgaaaaggtaGAGATATGGAGAACAATGGCCTTGGAagcacataaaaataaaattttgaaaaaaagagaGCAGAAATAGTTCAGAAAAAATTCAGTAATCTCCTTCTTAACAACAATTTAAGAAACTTCAGTTAAAACTAAATACTTAAATCGAAGTATATAATAAGGATAAATTAATATTCTGACAgttgaaacaaatattttaaccAACTGATATATTAGCGGCTACACCTTCCTCTACATTTACTGTAactattgttttttcttatttcttctaAGAAATTTTCTATAGTTAATATACAACCAGCTCTGAATGAGTAAAACTCTTCAAAATCAGTAGATTTTTATCCGAAACATATAACTGAGCATACCTTCAACATCTCAGATGCAGCAGGGCGGAGTCGAGGTTCTTTGGTCAGGCACTTTGCAACAAAATCATGGAAATACAGAGACCTacagaagaaaaatcaaatttaaaaacacCATCATATACATTACACAAAGATACCTTCACGAAAGTGAGACTACTCAACTCTCAGGCGCCATCAAGATATTGGCTCTGGGAAAATGAGATTACGAAAGTAGCACACTAAGAGTGAGTAATGACTACTAACTAGCAAATAACGATAAGAGGTGATGCACTTATGCCATTGGACAAAGAAGAcaagtattttttaaatattgcgATAACAGAATAAGTTTTGTTGAGATAGAGAAGAAATTACAATGAATTTGGAATACAAGGAGTTCTTTAACTAAAAAGCAACATATGAGTTTTTGTTCAGACTTCAAATCTAATTACATAGGTCAACTGAAGAAGTTCTTGCTTAACACATGTATCTTAGATGCAACATATGAGAAAAGATTTTGTTAAATCAAGGTCTCACTTTAACTATACATGTGGTTTAAATTTGGTGGCATCTTAATATGGGGTCCATTTATCAAAAGTTCGCAATAAAGCTCTGCCCAAGGCAGAAACTCATCACTGcctttaaaaagataaaaacaagcacagaatataatatgatataGCATATGGAAAATATCCCATTGAATTAGTAAACCAAATAGCATCATGGATCATTAACCAACTGTTTGAAGCTCACTGCTTTACAAATTATCTGCAAAAAGAGCTCAGAGTATAGACTATAGAAACAAACCATTTTTCTTTATCCTCAAGCATTGGAGCTGGTTCAATGGATATCATGAATAAAACCtacaaaggaaaaacaaaaatttataactCCCCTCACCTCAAAAGGAAAACAAACCATGATCTTGACTATCCCAAAAATATCCAATtaccaaataaatatttgaagaaTTAAAAGCCCATGGTACATACCTTCAAACAAATGTTATTCTAGTAAATTAGTTGAGCTTGCAGACAACCAAAATTTCAATATTTCCTTATATGTCATAATACCAAAATAGGGAAGCATGCCGAAGttgatattttcttcaaaaaaaaaacactactcCCACCGTCCCAAAATAACTGagccatttgtaaaaaaaaattgtcccaaaataACTGACAAAGGcacttaaaacaatttttttctctctctctctctttcacttatacatttttcttaatgtGTGAAATAATCAAATGGCTCActtaatttgggacggagggagtaatagtaATACAAATAAATTTCTCCAAGAATGCAAGAATCTATGTAGCTTCTTCTGACAGAAGAAACAACCTATATAATGTATCTCCTTACACATTGATTCTCACAAACTCATCTATTGCTGAAAAAACTTCATACATCATATTTTTACAGCAAggaaaatttgcaaaaaataacTACTTTGACGTAATTTAGATAAAAAGTTTACACCTATCACAAACAAATATAACAGATACCATAAATCTGAATTTTGAAATAAGTAGAATTTAGATCCTCTTTCATAATTAAGTAATAGTCCACCAAAAAACTGTGATAGGTTTGTTAGTTAAAGGAGTTTGAGCTAGTTAGTTAGTAGTTGAGAACagggaataaaataaatagagaaatcAGGCAAGTTGTCAACCAATAAGAAGAAGGGTTGAGAGGGACAGATAATCTGGTCATTTGAAAGACAGCCAGGGCCTTTGAACATAGGGAGGGAGCAGAGCCTTACAATTGATAGAATTTTATCGATTCTTTGTAATAAGGTACCAGATTTCTATCACTCTAATAACACGGGAGATCAAATATATATTCCCTCCATCTCCTTGCATCTCAAATGTCATGTCTATTTCTCTCAGTTACTCTTCTGTTTCTCCCTCCTAATTCACCTATACAAAGATCCAAGTTTCTCCTAACAAAGTGACTAACATGTTGTAGTGGATGAAATAATCAATCATCTGAACATTATATGAACATTAATACAAATTACCAGATAAAAATTACTTATGAAAAAAGGGGAGGAGAAGAGTTCATGCAAACACTTATCATTAACAAACCAGTAAAAATCAAAGTTTTAAGTTACTAACCCTCATCGGATGTACTGATGATCTTGGAGGGACACCCTGAAAATTACAAGAGAATGAGTGCTTTTTTTAGTGCAGCATCAGGATATAAAACGAGATCTAAGATGACGTTTCCATTTAATTGCATGATACAATAAGCAACAGTTTATGGATAACAACCCAACCACATAGCGATAGAATGTGTAGTGTTTCTTctcaaaacacaaataaaactGCAACAAATGTGTCTTCAAGGAAGAAAGGCAAAAAGAAGGGAGGGGTAACAGAACAGTAAGTATAAATCAATTGCAAATATCTTAAAGTTGGGAGCCAAAATGGGGGAAAGAAAAGGAACAATATATAGTAGAGACGCCACTAGATAAACTAACAGATCGCTTGGAAGCCatagaatttaaaatataagctATGGATATACCTCAGCCATTTCAATTGCAGACACACCAAGAGCCCAGACATCTACCTGAAAATCatagttaaataagtaaaaCCATATCTTATACAGGTCTGACCAATAATCTAACTGCAATAAATACTATAGAACTATTTGTTCCTTTCATGTTTCATGAAATAGAAGCGACCAAGCAAAGAactaacatcataaacaactgTCCTTTACACTACTTATCATGTCTCCACGTTACTACTCCTTTTCATGTGGTCTATGGGAAAAAGCCTCCTATAGTTGTTCGGTTTATAGAAAGAGAAACTTACGCAGAAGCTGTGGCACAGAACTTAATGAAAGATACGAAGCTCTTAATCAAATGAAGCATCACTTAATTATAGCATAGGAGAAGATGAAGCATTATGAAAGCAAGGAAAGAAGGGAACAATATTTTGTTGTAGGGGATAGGTTTTTCTTAAAGTTGAGATCACAAACAGTAATCTGTTGCTATGAGCAACCAGAAATTGGCTCCCTGATATTATTGCCCATTTAAAATTCTAGAAAATTACGGAGGAAAAAAGAAGTTAAGGCACGTGGACATAAGGCAGGGAGAAGATGCAGTACAGTGCCAACAAAAGAAGGTGCACAAGCACATCTAAGAAAGCACAATACCTTTCCATCATAGCGACTTTCCTGAATGACTTCCGGAGCCATCCAATGAGGGGTTCCAATGAACTACAAGCACATTAAACAGAAACATCAAAAGTCCTGCCatgataaaaagaataaataatagGTCCATATAAAATGGGCAGAAACACCTCAATGCAAATCAAAATGCTTttgaatataattatataacaaGTTCACGTCACATTCAAGAATGCTAAAGGGAAAAAGCTCGAGGTTTGAAATGTCTTATAACTCCATAGAAGTCAAATTATTAAGGGAAAacactttgaatttttttaaaggtaaaGTACTTTGAACATGACAGCAAGGAACATTCAAGTAAATATAATGGGACTGAGAACAACTGCTAAGCCACAATAAGTTGCACACAGAAACTAGGATGGGGAATTTAATATTTCCTATTGTACAAGTTAAATAGAATTAGACGCACCAAAAGCCAATGTCATTGGCATGATTCTGACGCAATGCACAAAGGACAATCATCTCAATCTCAGTTAATGGATGAAAAGAACATGAATCTCAATAAACAaacacataaatatataaatgtacaGGGACAGATGTTCGATAGCTAAAAGGAAGTTGGATGcatgttttatttcatttaaaaccTGAAAAgtttattcaaacaaaaaacataaagataTGTCCCCCAATAGGACGAGCATTTAATGGCACTTATTTTCTTTAGTTCCAATTTAGTATCTGTTTCAAAATTGGAATACGATGAGGTAAGAAAAGTTTGTTCCTGACTTCActgtttaatataaaattaacaatCTTACATCAACACCATATCTTtgtcatttatgattttaaaaccATGTTCCTACTTCTCACTTCATATATTATAtgacacaataatattaaaacaaTCTTAAACACAACAACTACCGTATTGCGCTTTGACATAGTCCTTGTAAGCTGTGCAGCAACACCAAAATCCCCTGTCATTAAAAACCAGGAATCTAAATCAGTCTGTTGCTAAAGGTCCAAGAATATCAGTGCCTTGGATATAAATCTTTATTATAATATCTTGCTACTTTATCTAAGAAGTATGCTACGGTCAATTTTATCCTTGATAAGTTGATATACATAATGAAGTCAAGCTCATAAATGCTTCTGACgttctatgaagcacggacactcctctgattaggcgtgtcccggtgtcggacaGTCGTGTCCGACaggtgtccgacaccgacacttatAATTGTACTTAAttatgattttctcaaattattagcggtgtcggagtgtcagtgtccgtgtcgtgtccggtgtccgtatccgtgcttcatagcaaTGACAACTGAATTGAAATGCGTCAAACGGACATTATGAATATCAAtgttattttgaataatatCAATTACTTCACATGTActacttttttcaaaaatagacttgaaaataagaataaaaaatatatatgaagagCAATTCCAAAACATTGACTATCAAATAATAGAAttaaatttctttaaattttatcattttaaaaggCATCAGGAATAGGATTAAACCTAAGATGTCTATAACTTTATCTAGGAAAAGatgttattataataaaatatcaaaatttaaatgcCGTCAATGTTAATTTCAGTGAACATTGGGAGAATAAAAATAGGAGTGGAAGAGAGCATCGCTGGTTAACTAAATAAAATCTTAAATGTCACATTCTTCTTCCAAACACCTAATATTGATGTGTGCATCATGGTAGTCAAATCGGGATACGTATTGTGTATCGTTCGACCACTTTTTTGGATCGTGTATCGTAAGAtacatgaacaaaaaaaaatatgacttaaaatatcatatataaactccaaaatacttcaaatatcatatataaactTCAAGATAATTCACAACTCAAATCATAAACAAAAGTAAATAACATAAAGCATCCtcaaatcaaacatataaaGTGTATAGTGTAGAGAAACAGCGCGTGTATGTGTTGAAAGCCGTAAAGGAAGAGAAGGTAAGTGGCTTTTGGTCCAAATTAATTGGTAGGTTACAAAACAAAACTCTTGAATATAAAATGGTTTACTTGCAATATCTGATGGGTCACATAAACCAGACCCAAGAAAACCAAGTAAATTTGGGGTTTTCTGGCGGGTCATGCAAAACCTGACCGGCTCCAGAACTGATACATGAAAAAACGGGAAAAAATTTGGAATTTTTGCCGGGTCACGCAATCCGACCTGGTTTCTGCATCTGAAACGCAAATGTCACAGTATCGTAGGATACCAGATTGAATC
Above is a genomic segment from Medicago truncatula cultivar Jemalong A17 chromosome 5, MtrunA17r5.0-ANR, whole genome shotgun sequence containing:
- the LOC11427231 gene encoding serine/threonine-protein kinase dst2 isoform X2 — its product is MDRGSFSPRTRNTRPKSDIYSTFVIHNDDDDDGETNRRRKTASAEAQEDPYATMKFKDNGHDDNDDDEDEDSFLPPLLKRLPKDFGGGASMDYDDDEDESGDFGTMIVKNDRSRQRDRSSSGVASPAGLTWKTGNSSQVTALNDEDDDDGGGFSTFVMRSTVRNSERESVSGTMVRRTSGNDGGGGSTMERAIASMQGVGEFGKQRKGSGSSQNEAITTKVSTSSIPDSVIREDPTTKYELLNELGKGSYGAVYKARDYRTSEMVAIKVISLSEGEEGYEEIRGEIEMLQQCNHPNVVRYLGSYQGEEYLWIVMEYCGGGSVADLMNVTDEALDEGQIAYICREALKGLDYLHSIFKVHRDIKGGNILLTEQGDVKLGDFGVAAQLTRTMSKRNTFIGTPHWMAPEVIQESRYDGKVDVWALGVSAIEMAEGVPPRSSVHPMRVLFMISIEPAPMLEDKEKWSLYFHDFVAKCLTKEPRLRPAASEMLKHKFFEKWKVGSAAMFPKLEKARQVRASMALQVQTLAPAAAGDQEPMIASILNDEYGDTVPSRPQNMGVEEAAYISSHGTTRKLQRVDEVDNSEGNFGTMIVHGDEFKTTQDTYSASYKTAFTSSTGGRLSDPGVGSLKVGDMNTASFRGSGPTADTIQPALPSVSNSTEQNLKTKGTYRAQAGIGSDIGNSTLKNETVNRKFALQDKLWSIYAAGNTVPIPFLRATDISPIALLSDNVLGGMQQDTGGTGTVEALQELFGGDGQSKKGRRGINEMPLPPSICQRLTSSSTLMNLAQALAYHKMCYEDMPLQELQATQEQRTIQNLSDTLRTILRL
- the LOC11427231 gene encoding serine/threonine-protein kinase dst2 isoform X1 translates to MDRGSFSPRTRNTRPKSDIYSTFVIHNDDDDDGETNRRRKTASAEAQEDPYATMKFKDNGHDDNDDDEDEDSFLPPLLKRLPKDFGGGASMDYDDDEDESGDFGTMIVKNDRSRQRDRSSSGVASPAGLTWKTGNSSQVTALNDEDDDDGGGFSTFVMRSTVRNSERESVSGTMVRRTSGNDGGGGSTMERAIASMQGVGEFGKQRKGSGSSQNEAITTKVSTSSIPDSVIREDPTTKYELLNELGKGSYGAVYKARDYRTSEMVAIKVISLSEGEEGYEEIRGEIEMLQQCNHPNVVRYLGSYQGEEYLWIVMEYCGGGSVADLMNVTDEALDEGQIAYICREALKGLDYLHSIFKVHRDIKGGNILLTEQGDVKLGDFGVAAQLTRTMSKRNTFIGTPHWMAPEVIQESRYDGKVDVWALGVSAIEMAEGVPPRSSVHPMRVLFMISIEPAPMLEDKEKWSLYFHDFVAKCLTKEPRLRPAASEMLKHKFFEKWKVGSAAMFPKLEKARQVRASMALQVQTLAPAAAGDQEPMIASILNDEYGDTVPSRPQNMGVEEAAYISSHGTTRKLQRVDEVDNSEGNFGTMIVHGDEFKTTQDTYSASYKTAFTSSTGGRLSDPGVGSLKVGDMNTASFRGSGPTADTIQPALPSVSNSTEQNLKTKGTYRAQAGIGSDIGNSTLKNETVNRKFALQDKLWSIYAAGNTVPIPFLRATDISPIALLSDNVLGGMQQDTGGTGTVEALQELFGGDGQSKKGRRGINEQMPLPPSICQRLTSSSTLMNLAQALAYHKMCYEDMPLQELQATQEQRTIQNLSDTLRTILRL